The Nitrosomonas sp. sh817 genome includes a window with the following:
- a CDS encoding IS30 family transposase, with protein MKHYKQLTSEQRYQISGLKKAGLNQSRIADAVGVSKSTISREFRRNKGRRDWYPKQAQELRNERRKQCANAQRLSMSDWTEVERLVRLDMSPEQAARRLALESVLQISHETIYLHIYADKRRGGDLWRHLRCQKPRRKRYASGQERRGTIKNRIGIDERPGIVDQKNRIGDWEGDTVIGKNHQGTLVTLAERKSRYILAAQVPGKHASGVTAAVTRLLRPHKRKCHTMTFDNGKEFAEHETIAAKLNVDIYFAHPYHSWERGLNENSNGLLRQYFPKGMELIKVTQEQVQWAVDRLNHRPRKVLGFRTPFEVFFGKTVRYTKPPLGVALRS; from the coding sequence ATGAAGCACTACAAGCAGCTCACCAGCGAGCAACGATACCAGATTTCCGGCTTGAAGAAGGCGGGTTTGAACCAATCGCGAATAGCGGATGCAGTGGGCGTGAGCAAGTCGACGATTTCGCGGGAATTCAGGCGGAACAAGGGTCGGCGTGACTGGTATCCCAAGCAGGCGCAGGAATTACGGAACGAGCGCCGAAAACAATGCGCCAACGCCCAGCGTTTATCAATGTCGGACTGGACGGAAGTTGAGCGATTGGTTCGGCTGGACATGAGTCCGGAGCAAGCGGCCCGTCGACTTGCTTTGGAAAGTGTGTTGCAGATCAGTCACGAGACGATCTACTTGCACATATATGCAGACAAGCGTCGAGGTGGCGACCTGTGGCGGCATTTGCGTTGCCAGAAGCCCCGCAGGAAGCGTTATGCGAGCGGTCAAGAGCGCCGGGGCACGATCAAGAACCGGATCGGCATTGATGAGCGTCCGGGGATCGTGGATCAGAAGAACCGCATAGGCGACTGGGAGGGCGACACCGTAATCGGCAAGAACCATCAAGGCACATTGGTTACGCTGGCCGAGAGGAAGTCGCGCTACATTCTGGCAGCCCAAGTGCCCGGCAAACATGCATCGGGCGTAACGGCGGCGGTAACGCGATTGCTGCGCCCCCATAAACGCAAGTGCCACACCATGACATTCGACAACGGGAAAGAATTTGCGGAGCATGAAACCATTGCTGCGAAACTCAATGTGGATATCTACTTCGCTCATCCTTATCATTCATGGGAGCGCGGCTTGAACGAGAACAGCAATGGGCTGCTGCGGCAGTATTTCCCCAAGGGAATGGAATTGATTAAGGTGACCCAGGAACAAGTACAATGGGCGGTGGATAGACTCAACCATCGACCGCGCAAGGTGCTTGGATTCAGAACCCCGTTTGAGGTGTTCTTCGGAAAGACGGTGCGCTATACCAAGCCACCGCTAGGTGTTGCACTTCGAAGTTGA
- a CDS encoding endonuclease/exonuclease/phosphatase family protein, with the protein MKLLSWNIQWGRNMDGDVDLQHIAQTIHQLDDFDIICLQEVAVNFPGLPGNRGDDQIAVLSASLPDYCMIYGIGTDVPDGHGGRSQFGNVIFSRFPVGQVWRHLLPWQAELSTPSMQRVLVEAVVATNIGPIRIMTTHLEYYSQRQREMQIDAIRYLHQEACSMSHRKSLPEERGGTFEVFPRPKEAILCGDLNFPATAPEHAQILAPFDDDTPAFHDTWSLLNPWVPHAPTVGIHPVDFVDQPECFDFVLITDGLVKHLKQHGSDAETTASDHQPVWVELN; encoded by the coding sequence ATGAAACTGCTCAGTTGGAACATTCAATGGGGGCGCAACATGGATGGAGATGTCGATCTTCAGCACATCGCTCAAACCATTCATCAATTAGATGATTTCGACATCATCTGCCTGCAGGAAGTCGCAGTTAATTTCCCCGGTTTACCAGGAAATCGTGGTGACGATCAAATAGCCGTTCTATCGGCGTCACTTCCTGATTATTGCATGATTTACGGGATTGGAACCGACGTCCCGGATGGGCATGGTGGCCGCAGCCAATTCGGTAACGTCATTTTCAGCCGCTTCCCGGTCGGTCAAGTATGGCGGCATCTCTTGCCTTGGCAAGCGGAACTATCCACACCCAGCATGCAGCGCGTACTGGTAGAAGCCGTGGTGGCGACAAACATCGGCCCGATTCGCATCATGACCACACATTTGGAATATTATTCGCAGCGGCAACGTGAAATGCAGATCGATGCCATCCGGTATTTACACCAAGAGGCATGCAGCATGTCGCATCGCAAATCGTTACCAGAAGAACGAGGTGGTACATTCGAAGTATTTCCCAGACCCAAAGAAGCGATTTTATGCGGCGATCTGAATTTTCCAGCAACAGCACCCGAACATGCGCAGATCCTGGCGCCATTCGATGATGACACACCGGCATTTCATGATACTTGGTCTCTATTAAATCCATGGGTGCCACATGCACCCACTGTCGGAATTCATCCGGTTGATTTTGTCGATCAACCGGAATGCTTCGACTTTGTGCTAATAACCGATGGATTAGTGAAACATTTAAAACAACATGGCAGTGATGCGGAAACAACCGCTTCCGATCATCAACCGGTTTGGGTGGAATTAAATTGA
- a CDS encoding carbohydrate kinase family protein, whose product MRTLICGSIAYDNIMVFPDHFKNHILPEKIHVLNVAFLVPEMRREFGGCAGNIAYNLKMLGGEPVMMATVGDDFAPYKARFEQLNLIQEHVQHVPDTFTAQAFITTDLADNQITAFHPGAMNFSHLNSVKETRDIRLGIIAPDGRDGMMQHAREFYEAGIPFIFDPGQGLPMYNGEELLDFIGKADYIAVNDYEGQMLQDRTGRNLEDFANHAKALIITLGAEGSIIYAGGKQYEIPCVKPKAIVDPTGCGDAYRAGLLYGIVNGFDWQTAGQLGSLMGSLKIAQRGGQNHQFTRDEIGQHYFENFGNRIF is encoded by the coding sequence ATGCGCACTTTAATTTGTGGTTCCATTGCATACGACAACATTATGGTCTTTCCGGATCATTTCAAAAATCATATTCTGCCGGAAAAAATTCATGTCTTAAACGTCGCATTTTTGGTTCCGGAAATGCGGCGTGAGTTTGGCGGATGCGCTGGAAACATTGCCTACAATTTAAAAATGCTAGGTGGTGAACCGGTCATGATGGCTACGGTTGGCGATGATTTTGCCCCGTACAAAGCGCGCTTTGAGCAATTAAACTTGATCCAGGAACATGTGCAGCACGTTCCTGATACCTTTACCGCGCAAGCTTTTATTACCACCGATCTAGCGGATAATCAGATCACGGCGTTTCATCCAGGTGCGATGAATTTCTCTCATCTGAATTCGGTGAAAGAGACACGGGATATTCGCTTAGGTATTATTGCACCGGATGGCCGCGACGGTATGATGCAACATGCGCGGGAGTTTTATGAAGCTGGAATTCCTTTTATTTTCGATCCGGGGCAAGGATTGCCGATGTATAACGGCGAAGAGCTTCTCGATTTTATCGGTAAAGCTGATTATATTGCGGTGAATGACTATGAAGGCCAGATGTTGCAAGACCGGACCGGGCGTAATTTAGAAGACTTCGCGAATCATGCCAAAGCATTGATTATTACTTTGGGTGCGGAAGGGTCGATTATTTATGCCGGTGGCAAGCAATATGAAATTCCTTGCGTCAAACCAAAGGCAATCGTCGATCCGACCGGTTGCGGCGATGCTTATCGGGCCGGTTTGTTGTACGGTATTGTCAATGGCTTCGACTGGCAAACGGCCGGGCAATTGGGGTCGTTAATGGGTTCGTTGAAAATTGCTCAACGCGGCGGGCAAAATCATCAATTTACCCGCGATGAAATCGGTCAACACTACTTTGAGAATTTCGGTAACCGGATTTTTTGA
- the gcvPB gene encoding aminomethyl-transferring glycine dehydrogenase subunit GcvPB, translated as MLIFEHSRKGRLNYSQSPAKTAGKSSIPQNLLRKSPVLLPEVSEMDTVRHYTRLSQKNFSIDTEFYPLGSCTMKYNPRACNSLAMLPQFLSRHPLAPEDTGQGFLACMYELQEILKSVTGMAGVSLTPMAGAQGELIGVMMIRAYHEARGDFARTEIIVPDAAHGTNPATAVMCGFKVVEIATDKDGNVDLDALKAAVGPQTAGLMLTNPSTLGVFEKNVAEMSRVVHAAGGLLYYDGANLNAVLGKVKPGDMGFDVIHINLHKTFSTPHGGGGPGSAPVGVAERLLPFMPVPFVAKDGDRYRWVTEKDKPQTIGRLSAHMGNAGVLLRAYIYVRLLGINGMHRISEFATLNANYLMAELRKAGFEIAYPNRRASHEFIVTMKDIKDKTGVTAMNLAKRLLDKGYHAPTTYFPLLVPECLLIEPAETESKETLDAFVVSMKEILQEIESQPDMVKGAPHTMSVRKLDDVKAARELDLAWKPAGA; from the coding sequence ATGCTGATATTCGAACACTCGCGCAAAGGGCGTCTCAACTATTCTCAATCCCCGGCGAAAACGGCGGGCAAATCGTCAATTCCGCAAAACTTATTGCGCAAATCGCCGGTGTTGTTGCCGGAAGTTTCCGAGATGGATACCGTGCGCCATTACACGCGGTTATCGCAAAAGAATTTTTCCATCGATACCGAGTTTTACCCGCTGGGTTCCTGCACGATGAAATATAATCCGCGCGCGTGCAACTCGCTGGCAATGTTGCCGCAATTTTTGTCCCGGCATCCGCTGGCGCCCGAAGATACCGGTCAGGGTTTTCTGGCATGTATGTATGAGTTGCAAGAAATTCTGAAATCCGTCACCGGAATGGCGGGGGTCAGTTTGACACCAATGGCTGGCGCCCAAGGCGAATTGATCGGCGTGATGATGATACGCGCGTATCACGAAGCGCGCGGCGATTTTGCCCGTACCGAGATTATCGTGCCGGATGCGGCGCACGGCACCAATCCTGCAACCGCGGTCATGTGTGGCTTCAAAGTGGTTGAGATCGCGACCGACAAAGACGGCAATGTTGATTTGGATGCTTTGAAAGCGGCTGTTGGTCCGCAAACTGCCGGATTGATGCTGACCAATCCGTCGACGCTTGGCGTATTCGAGAAAAATGTCGCGGAAATGAGCCGTGTCGTGCATGCTGCCGGCGGTTTGTTGTACTACGACGGCGCCAATTTGAATGCGGTGCTGGGTAAAGTCAAACCGGGCGACATGGGGTTTGATGTGATTCATATCAACCTGCACAAAACCTTTTCGACACCGCATGGCGGCGGTGGCCCCGGTTCTGCACCGGTGGGCGTAGCCGAACGTTTACTTCCGTTTATGCCGGTTCCGTTTGTTGCGAAAGATGGCGATCGTTACCGTTGGGTAACGGAAAAAGACAAACCGCAGACGATCGGGCGTTTGTCCGCGCATATGGGTAACGCGGGTGTATTGCTGCGCGCCTATATTTATGTCCGTTTGCTCGGGATCAACGGCATGCACCGCATTTCTGAATTCGCAACCTTGAATGCGAATTATCTGATGGCGGAATTGCGTAAGGCGGGCTTTGAAATTGCCTATCCGAATCGCCGCGCCAGTCACGAGTTTATTGTCACCATGAAGGACATTAAGGATAAAACCGGTGTGACCGCGATGAATCTGGCTAAGCGTCTATTGGATAAAGGCTATCATGCGCCGACCACCTATTTCCCGCTGCTGGTGCCTGAGTGTTTGTTGATCGAACCGGCGGAAACGGAATCGAAAGAAACATTGGACGCATTTGTGGTTTCGATGAAGGAGATTCTGCAGGAAATCGAATCGCAACCGGACATGGTCAAAGGTGCCCCGCATACCATGTCGGTGCGTAAACTGGACGATGTTAAAGCGGCGCGAGAACTTGATCTGGCTTGGAAGCCTGCTGGCGCTTGA
- the tpx gene encoding thiol peroxidase, translating to MVTLKGKPIKIEGTFPKVGQQAPAFSLVNRDLQDVTLANYAGKKKVLSILPSLDTPVCALSTRKFNQQASNMENTVVLIIAADLPFAMTRFCDSEGLDKVITLSTMRGANFMKDYGVFISDSPFGGITARAIIVLDENDKVIHAELVPEIADEPNYDAAMAALKQ from the coding sequence ATGGTCACTCTGAAAGGTAAACCCATCAAAATCGAAGGTACTTTTCCCAAAGTCGGGCAGCAAGCGCCTGCTTTTTCTCTGGTCAATAGAGATTTGCAAGACGTCACGCTGGCAAATTACGCCGGCAAGAAAAAAGTCTTGAGCATCCTACCTAGCCTCGATACACCGGTATGCGCGCTGTCGACACGCAAATTTAATCAGCAAGCCAGTAATATGGAAAATACTGTGGTGTTGATCATTGCAGCGGATCTGCCGTTTGCAATGACGCGCTTCTGCGATTCCGAAGGACTCGATAAAGTGATTACATTGTCCACCATGCGCGGTGCTAACTTCATGAAAGATTATGGTGTTTTCATCTCTGACAGTCCGTTTGGCGGCATCACGGCGCGTGCAATCATCGTGCTGGATGAAAACGATAAAGTGATACACGCCGAACTGGTTCCAGAAATCGCTGACGAGCCTAATTATGACGCGGCCATGGCTGCATTAAAGCAATAA
- the gcvPA gene encoding aminomethyl-transferring glycine dehydrogenase subunit GcvPA, translated as MPFIPHTEEDIAEMLASIGAKSIEELFDEIPKELVSGELTGVPSGLSEMEIARLMMERAHKDGFYQNFIGAGAYEHHIPAAVWQITTRGEFYSSYTPYQAEASQGTLQLLYEYQSMMASLTGMDVSNASMYDGATALAEAALMAVRAHKTSRKILIPKTVHPVYRQVVRAIVSNQKIEVVELPYDTKTGQADLAAISKADYGDFAALVIPQPNFFGVLEQVDELTDWAHSKNSFAIGVVNPTALAMLTPPGEWGSKGADIAVGEGQPLGIPLSSGGPYFGFMACKNDLVRQMPGRIIGRTTDLDGKEGFVLTLQAREQHIRRSKATSNICTNQGLMVTAATIYMSLIGPEGLRRIAAQSHANTLELVEQMEKISSVKRTFSGATFHEAVLTLPKSTAGVLAQLRQNGILGGFDLQAHYPELGNALLVCATETKTAGDLQNYANAMKQALG; from the coding sequence ATGCCGTTTATTCCTCATACCGAAGAAGATATCGCTGAAATGCTTGCCAGCATCGGCGCCAAGTCAATCGAAGAGCTGTTCGACGAAATTCCCAAGGAATTGGTCAGCGGCGAATTAACCGGTGTTCCATCCGGTCTCAGCGAAATGGAAATTGCCCGCTTGATGATGGAGCGCGCCCATAAAGACGGTTTCTACCAGAATTTCATCGGCGCCGGTGCGTATGAGCATCACATTCCGGCCGCAGTATGGCAAATCACCACGCGCGGGGAGTTTTATTCTTCGTATACGCCTTACCAAGCGGAAGCCAGTCAGGGCACTTTGCAATTGCTGTACGAATACCAATCAATGATGGCGTCGCTGACCGGCATGGACGTTTCCAATGCCAGTATGTATGACGGCGCCACCGCGTTGGCGGAAGCGGCATTGATGGCAGTGCGTGCGCACAAAACTTCTCGCAAGATTTTGATTCCTAAAACCGTGCATCCGGTTTATCGTCAAGTCGTGCGGGCGATCGTCAGCAATCAAAAAATCGAAGTGGTTGAGTTGCCGTACGATACCAAAACCGGTCAAGCCGATCTGGCTGCGATCAGCAAGGCGGATTATGGCGATTTTGCCGCGTTGGTGATTCCGCAACCGAATTTCTTCGGTGTGCTGGAGCAAGTCGATGAATTAACCGATTGGGCGCATAGCAAAAATTCGTTTGCCATCGGCGTGGTTAATCCGACTGCACTGGCGATGCTGACACCGCCCGGAGAATGGGGCAGCAAAGGAGCCGATATCGCAGTCGGCGAAGGTCAGCCATTAGGCATTCCGCTATCCAGCGGCGGTCCGTATTTCGGTTTCATGGCCTGCAAGAATGATTTAGTGCGTCAAATGCCGGGGCGTATTATCGGACGTACCACCGATTTGGACGGCAAAGAAGGTTTTGTGTTGACCTTGCAAGCACGCGAGCAGCATATCCGCCGCTCGAAAGCGACCTCCAACATTTGTACCAATCAAGGTTTAATGGTCACTGCAGCAACGATTTATATGTCGCTGATCGGCCCTGAGGGATTACGCCGGATTGCGGCGCAATCGCATGCCAACACCTTGGAATTGGTTGAACAAATGGAAAAAATCAGCAGCGTGAAACGTACTTTCAGCGGCGCAACCTTCCATGAAGCGGTGCTGACGTTGCCAAAATCGACTGCTGGGGTGTTAGCTCAACTGAGACAGAACGGTATTCTAGGCGGATTTGATTTGCAAGCGCATTATCCGGAATTAGGCAATGCGTTGCTGGTTTGTGCAACGGAAACGAAAACCGCTGGTGATTTGCAAAACTATGCAAACGCAATGAAACAGGCACTCGGCTAA
- the gcvH gene encoding glycine cleavage system protein GcvH, with product MSIPTNLKYSKSHEWVKPEADGTVTVGISHHAQELLGDMVFVELPEVGKVLKQKEECAVAESVKAAADVYAPISGEVIAVNSPLVDEPGKINEDAYSAWLFKMKPSNPAEIDGLLDAAAYNELVESEDH from the coding sequence ATGAGTATTCCAACAAATCTGAAATATAGTAAATCCCATGAATGGGTAAAACCTGAGGCCGACGGCACGGTGACGGTTGGGATTTCCCATCATGCCCAGGAATTGCTCGGCGATATGGTGTTCGTTGAATTGCCGGAAGTTGGAAAAGTACTGAAACAAAAAGAAGAATGTGCAGTTGCCGAATCTGTTAAGGCTGCCGCCGATGTATATGCGCCAATCTCCGGCGAAGTGATTGCCGTTAATTCACCGCTGGTTGATGAGCCCGGAAAAATTAATGAAGACGCCTATTCTGCTTGGTTATTCAAGATGAAACCCAGCAATCCGGCGGAAATCGATGGTTTGTTGGACGCGGCCGCTTATAACGAGCTGGTTGAAAGCGAAGACCACTGA
- the gcvT gene encoding glycine cleavage system aminomethyltransferase GcvT — protein sequence MLKMTPLNQTHRDMNAKMVDFGGWDMPLHYGSQLDEHHKVRQDAGMFDVSHMLPVDIKGNDVRGFLRQLVANNVDKLTVSGKALYSCMLTPQGGIIDDLIIYFLSEDWFRIVVNAGTADKDLAWMLKQRDALAPSLEITPRRDLAMVAVQGPNARAKVWQVIPNSQAATEELKPFQSAIVGDYFIARTGYTGEDGFEIMLPATDAPVFWKALHAAGVAPAGLGARDTLRLEAGMNLYGQDMDESKNPLESGLAWTVDLKSERDFIGKQALLSTNIAQQLVGLVLTDRGVLRGHQEVIGEKDGVEYKGEITSGGFSPTMNQSIALARIPVQIAVGDEVSVVVRDKKLRAKVVKYPFVRNGKVLV from the coding sequence GTGCTGAAAATGACACCCCTGAATCAAACCCACCGCGATATGAACGCCAAAATGGTCGATTTCGGCGGCTGGGATATGCCGTTGCATTACGGCTCGCAATTGGATGAACACCACAAAGTCCGCCAGGATGCCGGCATGTTCGACGTGTCGCACATGCTGCCGGTGGATATCAAAGGCAACGATGTGCGCGGTTTCCTGCGCCAACTGGTCGCCAATAATGTCGATAAATTAACCGTTTCAGGAAAAGCATTGTATTCCTGCATGCTGACCCCGCAAGGCGGCATCATCGACGATTTGATCATTTATTTTTTATCGGAAGATTGGTTTCGCATCGTGGTTAATGCGGGTACCGCGGATAAAGATCTTGCCTGGATGCTGAAGCAGCGCGATGCGCTAGCGCCAAGCCTGGAAATCACGCCACGCCGGGATCTGGCAATGGTGGCGGTGCAAGGTCCGAACGCGCGCGCCAAGGTGTGGCAAGTCATCCCCAATTCGCAAGCGGCGACCGAGGAATTGAAACCGTTCCAATCGGCGATCGTTGGCGACTATTTTATAGCCCGTACCGGCTATACCGGCGAGGACGGATTTGAAATCATGCTGCCGGCTACGGATGCGCCCGTTTTCTGGAAAGCGCTGCATGCTGCCGGCGTTGCGCCTGCCGGATTGGGTGCACGCGATACACTGCGGCTGGAAGCTGGAATGAATTTGTACGGTCAGGATATGGATGAAAGCAAAAATCCACTGGAATCCGGCTTGGCATGGACCGTCGATTTGAAGTCCGAGCGCGACTTCATCGGCAAGCAAGCATTATTGAGCACCAACATTGCGCAGCAACTGGTTGGTTTGGTGTTGACCGATCGTGGCGTTTTGCGTGGTCATCAAGAAGTAATCGGCGAGAAGGATGGGGTCGAGTATAAGGGTGAGATCACCAGCGGCGGTTTTTCACCGACCATGAATCAATCGATCGCGTTGGCGCGTATTCCGGTGCAAATCGCAGTCGGCGACGAAGTTAGCGTAGTGGTGCGCGATAAGAAGTTGCGCGCTAAAGTGGTAAAATATCCGTTCGTGCGTAACGGCAAAGTTTTGGTTTAA
- the def gene encoding peptide deformylase produces the protein MAIKPVLKMGEPLLLQTAKPIEQFDTAELHALIRDMEDTMESLNGAGLAAPQIGVSLQVVIFGFDHNPRYPRAEEVPFTVLINPKLMPLSDGKEDDWEGCLSVPGMRGVVPRYKQLRYQGFDQYGKTIDRTVSGFHARVVQHECDHLQGILYPMRIQDFRQFGFTDVLFPGQAVMDD, from the coding sequence ATGGCCATTAAACCGGTACTCAAAATGGGCGAACCGTTGCTGTTGCAAACCGCCAAACCGATCGAACAATTCGATACGGCCGAATTGCATGCATTAATCCGGGATATGGAAGATACGATGGAATCGCTAAACGGCGCCGGTCTGGCCGCGCCGCAAATCGGCGTAAGTCTGCAAGTCGTCATTTTCGGCTTCGACCATAATCCCCGTTATCCACGCGCCGAGGAAGTGCCTTTCACGGTGCTGATTAATCCGAAACTCATGCCGCTGTCGGACGGCAAGGAAGACGATTGGGAAGGTTGTCTCAGCGTGCCCGGCATGCGCGGCGTAGTTCCGCGATACAAGCAATTGCGTTATCAAGGTTTCGACCAGTACGGAAAAACTATCGACCGCACCGTCAGCGGTTTCCATGCGCGTGTTGTGCAGCATGAATGCGACCATCTGCAAGGGATTTTGTATCCCATGCGAATCCAGGATTTCCGGCAATTCGGGTTCACCGACGTGTTGTTTCCGGGACAAGCGGTGATGGATGATTGA
- a CDS encoding S-methyl-5'-thioinosine phosphorylase, with protein sequence MLAIIGGSGLTQLSCLEISHRQIIRTPYGEPSGPLTFGKLNGEDIVFLARHGHGHTIPPHAINYRANLWALHSLKPAHVIAVASVGGIRADLTPGKLILPDQIVDYTHGRNFTFFDGKDQPVTHIDFTWPYCQQTRELLLQAAKHAGQTVADGGVYAAMQGPRLETAAEINRLERDGADIVGMTGMPETVLAREIGLNYATLAVVANHAAGRGTNKNAIPLKEIYVVLEQAMIKVRNILEHLVRCHGH encoded by the coding sequence ATGTTAGCAATCATTGGTGGTAGCGGCCTTACGCAGTTATCTTGCTTGGAAATATCGCATCGGCAAATCATTCGCACGCCGTATGGCGAGCCTTCCGGGCCGCTAACTTTCGGCAAGCTGAATGGCGAGGATATTGTATTTTTGGCGCGGCACGGCCATGGGCACACGATTCCACCGCATGCGATCAATTATCGCGCCAATTTGTGGGCATTGCATTCGCTGAAGCCCGCGCATGTCATCGCGGTGGCATCGGTCGGCGGCATCCGTGCCGATCTGACGCCGGGTAAATTGATCTTGCCGGATCAGATCGTCGATTACACCCATGGGCGCAATTTCACGTTTTTCGATGGCAAAGATCAGCCGGTAACGCATATCGATTTCACTTGGCCGTATTGCCAGCAAACCCGCGAGCTATTGCTGCAAGCAGCGAAGCATGCCGGGCAAACCGTTGCCGACGGCGGTGTTTACGCAGCGATGCAGGGGCCGCGCTTGGAAACGGCGGCGGAAATCAACCGCTTGGAGCGCGATGGCGCGGACATCGTCGGCATGACCGGCATGCCCGAAACTGTGCTGGCACGGGAAATCGGTCTCAATTATGCGACACTGGCGGTGGTCGCCAACCATGCCGCGGGACGCGGAACCAATAAAAATGCAATCCCGCTCAAGGAAATTTATGTTGTGCTGGAACAAGCGATGATTAAAGTCAGAAACATTCTGGAACATTTGGTGAGGTGTCATGGCCATTAA
- a CDS encoding hypoxanthine-guanine phosphoribosyltransferase, producing the protein MLLSHQQALQILDNAELIHSEQIVAQTLQRLAADITAELSQQQPLVLCLMGGAVVFAGQLLPLLKFPLDFDFVHVTRYGDALHGGEIQWRVKPRENLKDRVVLAVDDILDEGVTLAALRDYVLEKGAKAFYSAVLVEKETGKPKPIAADFVGISVPDRYVFGFGMDIHGAWRNLPAIYALKDSIGNNKEC; encoded by the coding sequence ATGCTATTGTCTCACCAACAAGCCTTGCAGATTCTCGATAACGCAGAATTGATCCATTCTGAGCAAATCGTTGCGCAAACCTTGCAGCGCCTGGCAGCGGACATCACCGCTGAATTATCACAGCAGCAACCTTTGGTTTTATGCTTGATGGGCGGAGCGGTGGTATTCGCCGGTCAATTACTGCCGTTGCTCAAATTTCCACTCGACTTTGATTTTGTCCATGTGACGCGTTATGGCGATGCGTTGCACGGCGGCGAGATCCAGTGGCGAGTGAAGCCTCGGGAAAATCTCAAGGACCGGGTTGTATTGGCGGTGGACGATATTCTGGATGAAGGCGTAACGCTGGCGGCGCTGCGCGATTATGTATTGGAAAAGGGCGCCAAAGCATTTTATAGTGCGGTGCTAGTGGAAAAGGAAACGGGAAAACCGAAGCCGATCGCGGCCGATTTTGTGGGGATATCGGTTCCGGATCGCTATGTTTTCGGTTTTGGCATGGACATTCATGGCGCTTGGCGCAATTTGCCGGCCATTTATGCTTTGAAAGACAGCATTGGAAACAACAAAGAATGTTAG